The proteins below come from a single Chryseobacterium sp. MA9 genomic window:
- a CDS encoding DUF6584 family protein, which yields MGNLLYRIEQDLKEGRKKKTCDRLRNMINQFPNDISLRKRLGQIYFEAGFLDEAGKFWILSAPENNEMENAVELYRKSLSNSGNAILKDIVFRGDKDLLDEHAKKVIIELEQDSFKATKQIPVFKAKTREKEKYQEHHTGFLSKIGIFLLIGFIILLPVLGIFKLLELISSLFSQ from the coding sequence ATGGGAAATTTATTGTACAGAATTGAACAGGATCTCAAAGAAGGCAGAAAGAAAAAGACATGTGACAGATTGAGAAATATGATCAATCAGTTTCCCAATGATATTTCTCTGAGAAAAAGATTAGGACAGATTTATTTTGAAGCTGGATTTCTTGATGAAGCGGGAAAATTCTGGATTCTGTCTGCTCCTGAAAATAATGAAATGGAAAATGCGGTAGAGTTGTACAGGAAATCTTTAAGTAATTCAGGAAATGCAATTTTAAAAGATATTGTTTTCAGAGGAGATAAAGATTTGCTTGATGAGCATGCAAAGAAAGTAATCATAGAGCTTGAGCAAGATAGCTTCAAAGCGACCAAACAAATCCCTGTTTTTAAAGCTAAAACGAGAGAAAAAGAAAAGTATCAGGAACATCATACAGGTTTTCTAAGCAAGATTGGAATCTTTTTATTGATTGGATTTATTATTTTACTTCCGGTTTTAGGAATTTTTAAATTGTTGGAATTGATCTCATCATTATTTTCTCAATAA
- a CDS encoding TROVE domain-containing protein, whose amino-acid sequence MKFNFLKKETTVVLNYEGAKAYAMTPAEELYSAVVTTGLSDANYEKGNDRLERIQSLIKKNDPEFVAKLAVYARKEMYLRSIPLVLTTELAKQVSGTDLISKTVEGVVQRADEITELLAYYQFANKRTDTKKLNKLSKQIQKGLVRSFNKFDEYQFAKYNRKAEVTLKDALFLIHPKAKDENQQAVFNKIANNTLETPYTWEVELSVLGQAKFANDAERKLAFKNKWEELIFSNKLGYMATMRNLRNILEAGVSPDAMNKVCRYLSDEKAVSNSKQLPFRFLAAYRELKNIDSPYLSSVLEALENAVVVSARNIKGFGFDTSVVIAADVSGSMQKAVSNKSKILLYDIGLLMSMILQSQCKNVVTGIFGDRWLRVPMPKNGILRNVDAFYKREGEVGYSTNGYLVIEDLIKRGEKVDKVMLFTDTQMWDSTGNRKSFEDLWNRYKTIAPNAKLYIFDLAGYGRQPLDIRKNDVHLIAGWSDKIFDVLNALEDKKSAVEMIQKVVL is encoded by the coding sequence ATGAAATTTAATTTTTTAAAAAAAGAAACTACAGTAGTCCTGAACTACGAAGGTGCAAAAGCATATGCCATGACACCTGCAGAAGAATTGTATAGTGCTGTTGTTACAACAGGACTGTCAGATGCCAATTATGAAAAAGGAAATGACAGATTGGAAAGAATCCAGTCTCTGATCAAAAAAAATGATCCCGAATTTGTAGCTAAACTGGCAGTGTATGCAAGAAAAGAGATGTATCTGCGTTCCATTCCATTGGTATTAACTACCGAATTGGCAAAGCAGGTTTCCGGTACGGATCTGATAAGTAAAACGGTAGAAGGTGTTGTTCAGAGAGCGGATGAAATCACAGAATTACTGGCGTACTACCAATTTGCGAATAAAAGAACAGATACGAAAAAACTGAACAAACTGTCAAAACAGATTCAAAAAGGTCTGGTGAGATCATTCAATAAATTTGATGAATACCAGTTTGCAAAATACAACAGAAAAGCAGAGGTGACCTTGAAAGATGCGCTTTTCCTTATTCACCCTAAAGCTAAGGATGAAAACCAACAGGCTGTTTTCAACAAAATTGCCAATAACACATTGGAAACTCCTTATACATGGGAAGTAGAACTTTCCGTTTTAGGTCAGGCGAAATTTGCAAATGATGCAGAAAGAAAGTTAGCCTTCAAAAACAAATGGGAAGAACTGATCTTCAGCAATAAATTGGGTTATATGGCAACCATGAGGAACCTGAGAAATATCCTGGAAGCGGGCGTATCACCAGATGCGATGAATAAAGTATGCAGATATCTTTCTGATGAAAAAGCTGTATCTAATTCAAAACAACTCCCATTCCGATTTCTTGCGGCTTACAGAGAATTAAAAAATATTGATTCTCCTTATCTGTCCTCAGTATTGGAAGCATTGGAGAATGCTGTTGTGGTAAGTGCCAGAAATATCAAAGGTTTTGGTTTTGACACTTCAGTAGTGATCGCTGCGGATGTATCGGGTTCTATGCAGAAAGCAGTTTCCAATAAAAGTAAAATTTTGCTGTATGATATCGGTTTGCTGATGTCTATGATTCTGCAGTCACAATGTAAAAACGTGGTGACAGGTATCTTCGGTGACCGTTGGCTGAGAGTTCCAATGCCTAAAAACGGTATTTTAAGAAATGTAGATGCATTCTACAAACGCGAAGGTGAAGTAGGATATTCTACAAATGGTTATCTTGTTATAGAAGATCTGATCAAAAGAGGTGAAAAAGTGGACAAAGTAATGCTATTCACCGATACTCAGATGTGGGACAGCACTGGAAACAGAAAATCTTTTGAAGATCTATGGAACAGGTACAAAACGATCGCACCCAATGCAAAGCTGTATATCTTTGATCTGGCAGGTTATGGCAGACAGCCACTTGATATCAGAAAGAATGATGTACATCTTATAGCTGGCTGGTCAGACAAAATTTTCGATGTACTGAATGCTTTGGAAGACAAGAAATCAGCCGTAGAAATGATTCAAAAAGTAGTGCTGTAA